Proteins found in one Serratia plymuthica genomic segment:
- a CDS encoding MerR family transcriptional regulator: MLLKVGELARRSGITVRTLHHYDSIGLLIPSARSDAGYRLYDRADITRLHHIQALRRMGVKLAEVGALLARSGMALTTVIEQQITMLDRQLAQTVALRDRLQHMHAQLTAGNEPELNDWLTTLELMTMYDKYFTADELAQLPFYQADRARNQEWAELVGSMRQLIDSGVAAQAPQAQALARRWMQMLERDTAHNPAFLTRLNAMHADEPSIREQTGITPAMTDYVTRAFAETKLGVYQKYLSEEEYAYVRQHYFTRLHEWPALIAQFHQALRDGVPPESTQAKQLAAKWLELFQSYAGTDPATQMKIRQAMEQEPTLTEGTWLTPALLSYLQQAVAHLMRG; the protein is encoded by the coding sequence CATCACCGTCAGAACGCTGCATCATTACGACAGCATTGGTTTGCTGATCCCTTCTGCGCGCTCCGACGCCGGCTATCGTTTATACGACCGGGCTGACATCACCCGCTTGCACCATATTCAGGCGTTGCGCCGAATGGGGGTTAAGCTTGCGGAAGTCGGAGCACTTCTGGCACGTTCCGGGATGGCGTTAACCACGGTGATTGAGCAGCAAATAACCATGCTGGATCGGCAGTTGGCGCAGACGGTTGCGCTGCGCGACCGTCTGCAACATATGCATGCTCAGCTCACCGCCGGGAACGAACCGGAACTGAACGACTGGCTGACGACGTTGGAGTTAATGACCATGTACGACAAATATTTTACCGCAGACGAACTGGCGCAGTTGCCTTTCTATCAGGCCGATCGGGCGCGCAATCAGGAATGGGCCGAACTGGTCGGCAGCATGCGCCAATTGATCGATAGCGGCGTGGCAGCGCAAGCGCCGCAGGCACAAGCCCTGGCACGGCGTTGGATGCAGATGCTGGAACGCGACACCGCGCATAACCCGGCGTTTCTTACCCGGCTTAACGCCATGCATGCCGATGAACCTTCAATACGCGAACAAACCGGCATCACTCCGGCCATGACCGACTATGTCACCCGCGCCTTTGCCGAAACCAAGCTGGGGGTTTATCAGAAATATCTGTCGGAGGAAGAGTACGCCTACGTGCGCCAGCACTATTTTACCCGCCTGCACGAATGGCCGGCGCTGATCGCCCAGTTCCATCAGGCGCTAAGAGACGGCGTGCCGCCGGAGTCCACTCAGGCAAAGCAACTGGCGGCCAAATGGCTCGAGCTGTTCCAGTCCTATGCCGGCACCGACCCCGCCACCCAGATGAAAATCCGCCAGGCAATGGAACAAGAGCCGACGCTGACCGAAGGCACCTGGTTGACCCCGGCGCTGCTGAGCTATCTGCAACAGGCGGTGGCGCACCTAATGCGGGGTTAG